A section of the Oryza sativa Japonica Group chromosome 1, ASM3414082v1 genome encodes:
- the LOC4325973 gene encoding uncharacterized protein, which yields MPPPPATTPLPRRRLALILCLAWALWLHGGGGGISLADAFQAPTPARLSSGSSYAVGSRPVPAAAPRWSSSSASEAAARFADDKRRIPSCPDALHNR from the coding sequence atgccgccaccgccggcgacgacgccgctgcctcgccgtcgcctcgcgctCATCCTGTGCCTGGCGTGGGCGCTCtggctccacggcggcggcggaggcatcaGCCTGGCAGACGCGTTCCaggcgccgacgccggcgagacTCTCGTCGGGGTCGTCGTACGCCGTCGGCTCGCGGCCggtccccgcggcggcgccgaggtggagcTCGTCGTCGGCTTCTGAAGCTGCCGCCCGGTTCGCCGACGACAAGCGGCGGATTCCAAGCTGCCCCGATGCCCTCCACAACAGGTAG
- the LOC4325972 gene encoding LOB domain-containing protein 40 yields the protein MRMSCNGCRVLRKGCSDNCAIRPCLQWIRSPDAQANATVFLAKFYGRAGLINLITAGPEHVRPAIFRSLLYEACGRMLNPVYGSVGLLWSGNWQLCQSAVESVLRGMPIAQPPPSATAVPPLPTCDIRHVGARRGDVHGAAAGPVADLHRLDISSRAKFKRPGGGAAAAHRSDHAAFELVFSKPAAAMAVDVIRQAQPLNWAPGALSHESASHDAAPPESEGHSNDTADTVDGSHVSQSEPEPRATSAATEVHDAGLDLTLGLPPPPPPVQKTEPADSDGGSQQQHDHRKEKPVELGLAISTKVAAQ from the exons ATGCGGATGAGCTGCAACGGGTGCCGCGTGCTGCGCAAGGGGTGCAGCGACAACTGCGCCATCCGCCCCTGCCTGCAGTGGATTCGCAGCCCCGATGCGCAGGCCAACGCCACCGTCTTCCTCGCCAAGTTCTACGGCCGCGCCGGCCTCATCAACCTCATCACCGCCGGCCCCGAGCACGTCCGTCCTG CCATATTCCGGTCGCTGCTGTACGAGGCTTGCGGGCGGATGCTGAACCCGGTGTACGGATCCGTCGGCCTCCTCTGGTCGGGGAACTGGCAGCTTTGCCAGTCCGCCGTCGAGTCCGTCCTCCGCGGCATGCCCatcgcgcagccgccgccgtccgccaccgccgtgcccCCGCTCCCCACCTGCGACatccgccacgtcggcgccaggaGAGGCGACGTCCatggcgccgcggccggcccGGTTGCCGACCTCCACCGGCTTGACATCAGCTCGCGCGCCAAGTTCAAgaggcccggcggcggcgccgccgccgcccacaggTCCGACCATGCCGCCTTCGAGCTCGTCTTCTccaagcccgccgccgccatggccgtcgaTGTGATAAGGCAGGCGCAGCCGCTCAACTGGGCGCCCGGGGCGCTCAGCCACGAGTCGGCGAGCcacgacgccgcgccgccggagagCGAGGGCCACAGCAACGACACGGCCGACACCGTGGACGGCTCCCACGTCAGCCAGTCGGAGCCGGAGCCgagagcgacgtcggcggcgaccgaGGTGCACGACGCCGGCCTAGACCTCACATTAggtctaccgccgccgccgccgccggtgcaaAAGACCGAGCCGgcggacagcgacggcggcagccAGCAGCAACACGATCATCGGAAGGAGAAGCCGGTGGAGCTCGGCTTGGCGATCTCAACTAAAGTAGCAGCTCAATGA
- the LOC4325974 gene encoding metal tolerance protein 7 isoform 2 (isoform 2 is encoded by transcript variant 2) encodes MGDGGEKQAAAAEGWRLSVNDFQLPERPKDPHFVKRVIKRCHGKHRKIAKYYKKQENLLKDFSEMETMNEIGSLDQNAPTEEELRQMAKGERLAINLSNIINLILFIGKVLASVESLSMAVIASTLDSLLDLLSGFILWFTAHAMKKPNKYSYPIGKRRMQPVGIIVFASVMGTLGFQVLIESGRQLITNEHQVFDHRKELWMIGSMSSVAVVKFFLMLYCRSFKNEIVRAYAQDHFFDVITNSVGLVSALLAVRYKWWMDPVGAILIAVYTITTWARTVVENVGTLIGRSAPAEYLTKLTYLIWNHHEEIRHIDTVRAYTFGTHYFVEVDIVLPGDMPLSHAHDIGESLQEKLEQLPEVERAFVHVDFEFTHRPEHKAEV; translated from the exons atgggcgacggcggggagaagcaggcggcggcggcggaggggtggCGGCTGAGCGTCAACGACTTCCAGTTGCCGGAGCGGCCCAAGGACCCGCACTTCGTCAAGAGGGTCATCAAGCGATGCCACG GAAAGCATCGGAAAATTGCAAAATACTACAAGAAGCAGGAAAATCTCCTGAAGGATTTCAGCGAGATGGAAACCATGAATGAGATTGGTTCCTTAGATCAGAATGCTCCTACTGAG GAAGAGTTGAGGCAAATGGCAAAGGGCGAACGATTGGCCATCAACCTGTCGAATATCATCAATCTGATTCTTTTCATTGGGAAAGTTCTTGCATCAGTTGAAAGTTTATCGATGGCAGTAATAGCATCGACACTGGACTCCCTACTGGATCTTTTGTCAGGTTTCATACTCTGGTTTACTGCACATGCTATGAAAAAGCCCAACAAGTATAGCTATCCAATTGGGAAGAGACGAATGCAGCCAGTG GGCATAATAGTATTTGCATCTGTAATGGGTACACTTGGCTTCCAAGTGCTAATTGAATCCGGGCGTCAGCTTATCACAAAT GAGCACCAAGTGTTCGACCACAGGAAGGAGCTGTGGATGATCGGCAGCATGTCCTCAGTCGCAGTGGTGAAGTTCTTCCTGATGCTCTACTGCCGGTCGTTCAAGAACGAGATCGTGAGAGCCTACGCGCAGGACCATTTCTTCGACGTGATCACCAACTCGGTCGGCCTCGTCAGCGCGCTCCTCGCCGTCCGGTACAAATGGTGGATGGATCCGGTCGGAGCCATACTG ATCGCGGTGTACACGATCACGACGTGGGCTCGGACGGTGGTGGAGAACGTGGGGACGCTGATCGGCaggtcggcgccggcggagtACCTGACGAAGCTGACGTACCTGATATGGAACCACCACGAGGAGATCCGGCACATCGACACGGTGAGGGCCTACACCTTCGGGACTCACTACTTCGTGGAGGTGGACATCGTCCTCCCCGGCGACATGCCGCTCAGCCACGCGCACGACATCGGGGAGTCGCTCCAGGAGAAGCTGGAGCAACTCCCCGAAGTCGAGCGCGCCTTTGTGCACGTCGACTTCGAGTTCACCCATCGCCCCGAGCACAAGGCCGAGGTCTGA
- the LOC107278621 gene encoding protein NEGATIVE REGULATOR OF RESISTANCE, which produces MDATTTAKRKRPAASDIADDAPTTVDEVSDAEVEEFYAILRRMRDATRRLGARPPPPRAPAWRPSFSWEDFADAPPKQAPPPPQQPADHERVAENATPPRRPAPGLDLNVEPPSDAPATPRSARAPA; this is translated from the coding sequence ATggacgccaccaccaccgccaagcGCAAGCGCCCAGCCGCCTCCGACATCGCCGACGACGCCCCCACCACCGTCGACGAGGTCTCCGACGCCGAGGTCGAGGAGTTCTACGCCATCCTCCGCCGCATGCGCGACGCCACCCGACGGCTCGGCGCCCGCCCtcccccgccgcgcgcgccggcgtGGCGCCCCAGCTTCTCCTGGGAGGACTTCGCCGACGCGCCGCCCaagcaggcgccgccgccgccgcagcagcccgCCGACCACGAGCGCGTCGCCGAGAACGCCACCCCGCCCCGGCGCCCGGCGCCCGGCCTCGACCTGAACGTCGAGCCGCCGTCCGACGCGCCGGCCACGCCGCGCTCGGCGCGCGCCCCGGCATAG
- the LOC4325974 gene encoding metal tolerance protein 7 isoform 1 (isoform 1 is encoded by transcript variant 1) codes for MGSRGRRGGGERETETEEDETWKLRVGDDFTVPERFHRKPPFFSRIFPAGSHGKHRKIAKYYKKQENLLKDFSEMETMNEIGSLDQNAPTEEELRQMAKGERLAINLSNIINLILFIGKVLASVESLSMAVIASTLDSLLDLLSGFILWFTAHAMKKPNKYSYPIGKRRMQPVGIIVFASVMGTLGFQVLIESGRQLITNEHQVFDHRKELWMIGSMSSVAVVKFFLMLYCRSFKNEIVRAYAQDHFFDVITNSVGLVSALLAVRYKWWMDPVGAILIAVYTITTWARTVVENVGTLIGRSAPAEYLTKLTYLIWNHHEEIRHIDTVRAYTFGTHYFVEVDIVLPGDMPLSHAHDIGESLQEKLEQLPEVERAFVHVDFEFTHRPEHKAEV; via the exons ATGGGGagccgaggacgacgcggcggcggggagagagagacggagacggaggaggatgAGACGTGGAAGCTGCGGGTGGGCGACGACTTCACCGTCCCGGAGCGCTTCCACCGCAAGCCCCCCTTCTTCTCCAGGATCTTCCCCGCCGGCTCCCATG GAAAGCATCGGAAAATTGCAAAATACTACAAGAAGCAGGAAAATCTCCTGAAGGATTTCAGCGAGATGGAAACCATGAATGAGATTGGTTCCTTAGATCAGAATGCTCCTACTGAG GAAGAGTTGAGGCAAATGGCAAAGGGCGAACGATTGGCCATCAACCTGTCGAATATCATCAATCTGATTCTTTTCATTGGGAAAGTTCTTGCATCAGTTGAAAGTTTATCGATGGCAGTAATAGCATCGACACTGGACTCCCTACTGGATCTTTTGTCAGGTTTCATACTCTGGTTTACTGCACATGCTATGAAAAAGCCCAACAAGTATAGCTATCCAATTGGGAAGAGACGAATGCAGCCAGTG GGCATAATAGTATTTGCATCTGTAATGGGTACACTTGGCTTCCAAGTGCTAATTGAATCCGGGCGTCAGCTTATCACAAAT GAGCACCAAGTGTTCGACCACAGGAAGGAGCTGTGGATGATCGGCAGCATGTCCTCAGTCGCAGTGGTGAAGTTCTTCCTGATGCTCTACTGCCGGTCGTTCAAGAACGAGATCGTGAGAGCCTACGCGCAGGACCATTTCTTCGACGTGATCACCAACTCGGTCGGCCTCGTCAGCGCGCTCCTCGCCGTCCGGTACAAATGGTGGATGGATCCGGTCGGAGCCATACTG ATCGCGGTGTACACGATCACGACGTGGGCTCGGACGGTGGTGGAGAACGTGGGGACGCTGATCGGCaggtcggcgccggcggagtACCTGACGAAGCTGACGTACCTGATATGGAACCACCACGAGGAGATCCGGCACATCGACACGGTGAGGGCCTACACCTTCGGGACTCACTACTTCGTGGAGGTGGACATCGTCCTCCCCGGCGACATGCCGCTCAGCCACGCGCACGACATCGGGGAGTCGCTCCAGGAGAAGCTGGAGCAACTCCCCGAAGTCGAGCGCGCCTTTGTGCACGTCGACTTCGAGTTCACCCATCGCCCCGAGCACAAGGCCGAGGTCTGA